In the genome of Hirundo rustica isolate bHirRus1 chromosome 16, bHirRus1.pri.v3, whole genome shotgun sequence, the window TGCAATTTTTATGTAGACCCATAGCTTTCTGAAGCTAGTTTTCATTCAGTCTGTATCTCAGAATAATGTGAAGGTGcctctcctgcctcagctgTTGCAGAGGGATGTGGAGCACggcagctctgtgtgctggagctgggtaatgtgctctgccacagcccctcAGGGAATTGCGCAAGAGCCGCGCCCGCCTCTGGTTTGTGTGAACTAATTAGCTGAGTAATGCAATCTCCTTTTGAATGTCCTTCCTGCTCCAGATCAAAGAACGAGACATGCATCGGTTAAATGACGTACCCGAGGTCACACAGTAAGTGACTCGTTGGCAGAGGCAGGAAATAACAGGGTATCTTTAAATTCCAGCTTCCTACACCCCACAGCTACTGAGCTCTAGCGCtctttcctctcccagcccttgtGCCTCTTGCTCACTGAAGGATTTACCACACGTGTAATTTCCAAGGTGACAATATCTGACCACCGCCAAGAAAATGAGATGCCTGTTCTTTGCTGCAGACTCCTAATGATATACAAAGAAGCTAAAGTTCTTTctatttcttgtctttttgGAACATTTTACCATGTTATGCGCAAGCTGATGCAGTGCCAGGTCTCCTCTGTGCCCATGCCTCCAAAACTCTACATGGTGAAGGTGTTAACGTGTCTtctaatgttatttttctgtttttctagaaACATCTTTGCTACAGTTTCCCTGAAATGGGAACACTCTGTCCATACCCAGTCTTAGTACCAtagcaaatagaaaaaaaaagaaaaaaaaaaaaaaatcagtgggtGGGTTTTCTAAATCCCAGTTCAGTGTTCAGCAAGGTGTAACATCTGTTGTGATCAATATTTTAGAGCAAGCCTCTTTGATTAAAAAGTTACAGTAAAGCCCATTGCTTTGTACTGAATAGCTAAATAATTCACAGGAGTGGCTGTAATCTCTCTAAGCTTCTTGCATTTcgaattaagaagaaaattcaggGTAATTCTGTAGAGAGGTACCGTAGCCAGCTGGATAATTCTCCTTAGGAGCTGCTGAACTGGCAATGGAGtactttccattttttaatggCTCCTCAGGTATGCTAGAGTCAAATCcggcaaaaaaaaattatctccttTATAATCTGTTTTTGATGATAAATCTTTTAATAATCTGGTGGGTAAATGGCAGCAGTCAGGGCTGAGGAGTTTTTGGTTTGATGAGTCCACAGAAAGGGACTGTCACCTGTGCGGCCAGCCCGAGGTGCCACAGGGAGCGCGGCAGGAGATGAGGGCACCGCGATGAGCAGCACCTGCCGGCACCGGGCTATGGCTCGGACCCGGTACAGCACCAGTACAGCACCAGTACAGAACCGGTACAGCACCGGTACAGCACCGGTACAGTGGGTACAGCACCAGTACAGCACCAGTACAGAACCGGTACAGCACCGGTACAGTGGGTACAGCCCCGGTACAGCCCCGGTACAGCACCAGTACAGCCCCGGTACAGAACCAGTACAGCGGGCACGGCTCCAGTACAGCCCCGGTACAGCAGGTACAGCTCCAGTACAGCAGGTACAGCCCTAGTACAGCCCGTACAGCCCCGGTACCGCCCAGCACGGCGGGCTCTGCCCGGGCTGGGGCCGCCCTGACACCGCGGGCCCGGGGAAGCTGCCGCCGCAGGACTCGGCCCGACCCCGCCCGGTGTggcctcctcctttcctcctttcctttcctcctttcctttcctcctttcctttcctcctgccctcctttcctcctggcCCGGGCGGGCCGGCTCctcccggcggcggcggcagcgcagGTGGCGGAGCCCCGAGGCCATGGCCGGCATTCCCCGCTGGTtcccggcgctgccgctgctgccgctgctgctgccgccggcCCTGGCCCCGGCCCCGTTCCCCGGCTGCGCCGCCCGCGGGCTGTGCTGCCCCGGCCGCGACCCCGCCTGCCTGAGCGCCGGCCGCCGGCCCGACGGCTCCAGCGGGCCCTGCTACTGCGACCGGGCGTGCGCCCGCACCCTCGACTGCTGCCACGACTACGCCCAGGCCTGCCCAGGTGAGCGACCGGGGCCCCACCGCCCCTCGGGCTCTGGCCCGTGTCCGGGCACCGCCGGGCTCAGCCGGAGGAGAGCTGCTCAGAACCGCCCGAGACAACCGCGGGACAGGTCTGAAATAAGGGAGGTTGTACAGAGCTGTGTCAAAAGGTGTTATTTCTGGAGCAGGTGTTTCACTGGCATCGCTCCCGTAACCTTCCACATCCCgtttgctgctcctcctccagtTATCCCCTGCGTCGTGTCTCAGTGGAGTGCCTGGAGTGGCTGTGCAGAGCCTTGCAAGACCACCTACCGTGTCCGGACGAGGCGCATCGTCCAGGGGCCCAGGAACGGCGGGGAAGCGTGTCCTGCCCTGGAGGAGAGGGCTGGCTGTGTCGAGTACTGGACTCGGCCGGGAACCGAGTGTCAGCAGGCCCTGAGTAAGTCCACTGAAAGGTGCTTGGATGATCGTGGGGAAGACTCTGGTttgggacagcagagctgttttttcctgtgtttgaagAATTCTTTTAGACACCGGTGTATTTGCCATGGGCCTGCCTGGGCTAATTGAGAACTGAGCTCTTCACACGGGAGCTTGGACACATCCTTCCAGCACAGTGCTGGAAGTGGTGCCTGCTGTTTGCTGTGATCCACTGCGTCTCGAAAGTGAGATGTTACAGGTCTGTGCTCTCACTTGTACAAGTGCAAATCTCTGGAAATTTTGGTGAGACTGGCAGATTTATGTCTGTTTAAAACTCCTGTAAGTGGGTGTcgaacactttttttttttttttttaaattttattttatgacttATCTGCAAAAAGTGGCAAAGGAGTGATACCTCTCCAGATATGCCttctctgctggagcagagtgaAGGCAAGAGAGACCTCCAGACCGTTTCTGGAGAAAAAGCCTGGTTTAGTTTGTTCAAATCAGGTTTTCACGGAACacctttactgatttttttagaaGAATTGCTTGTCATTTTAGTTGGTATTTTGGGGTCAAAATCTGTCCAGTCTAATGTCAGCTGCAAGTGACTTCCTCAAACCTTTTGAGAGTTGGCATTAAGCGAATATTGCCCCCCCCTCTGCCTTGGGGTGCTCCTATAAGTAGGCTTACACTGCTTAGGCAAAAATCTGGCAGCTATACAGATTCTGTTCCCAGTGCAATGGTTGACAGTGATAGATAATATGAAAATACAAAGCTAGAATTGTTTTTGTCTCCTGCTAAAGTTAAAGCCCTCTGACATTAAAAGCCCATCTTTTGTGTTTTGCAGACTTTAGGAGCCTTAGGGCAGCATTGCCACTGACGCTCTGTACCCTTTCTCTTTGGTGTACACAGTCCCGGCGTTAATAACCACGGGAGGCTTTGGGAAAGCCAGGAagagaagagctgcagctgaTGGCAATGAAAGGGCAGGGTAAGTTGGAGGCTCAGCTCAGGGACTCAGCCGCACTCCACCCAGAGTCTCCCTGGTTGCAGGAGGGAGATCATCACAAGGAAAACCTTTACAGACCAAATCTTAGCTCCCGTCACAGCCTGCTCTACAAAATCCATTCTAAGTAACTGAGAGGAGAGGTAGAGGAAGAGTGGCACAGCAGGTGGGTGCCAGACTTAGACTTAGATTGGTCAAACGCTTGACCAGTCTGTGTCCCTGTTGTAAAAACAGACGCCAGTCGTACCAGATATTTTTCATGAGTTAGCTGAAAGCATCAGCAGAGTAGTTTTACTCCCTATTTAACCTTGTCAAAAGGCAGGTACACCACATGTTCTGCTCTAAATGACCTCGGgtggggggattttttggtttggtgttcCTTAATTAGTGACCTGCGGTCTCGCGGGTGAGTGTGGCTCTGGCAGCCCcgtgcagccctgccctggtcTGTGAGCTGACCCGGGGTTGTTGTGTTGCAGGTACTGTGTGGAGTTCCAGCTGGTGGCCCTCACGCCGGGCTGCCTGCACGGCCAGCACTCGCACACGCGCTGGATGCGCTACCTCAGGGAGGGACACAGGGTCTGCGTGGAGTGCCAGCCCCCGGCCCTGCACGCCCCGgggcagcactgcc includes:
- the LOC120760253 gene encoding somatomedin-B and thrombospondin type-1 domain-containing protein-like; translation: MAGIPRWFPALPLLPLLLPPALAPAPFPGCAARGLCCPGRDPACLSAGRRPDGSSGPCYCDRACARTLDCCHDYAQACPVIPCVVSQWSAWSGCAEPCKTTYRVRTRRIVQGPRNGGEACPALEERAGCVEYWTRPGTECQQALIPALITTGGFGKARKRRAAADGNERAGYCVEFQLVALTPGCLHGQHSHTRWMRYLREGHRVCVECQPPALHAPGQHCLGDGTGSQQNQLLHWQAVGNHRCKGTWRRIRQLDTCSCPSVHSFLFI